The DNA segment GATAACAGTCAGACGCGGTAGGATCAACCTTGACCGGGGCTCAGTTAATCAGGTGGGCGGCTTGCCACGGGTCCAGTCATTGCTGGGGCGGTGCACTCCTTCTCGCGTCAAACCCTTCTTGCTCAAGGTAACAGCTCCCGTTCACAAATCCGTGTGGCTACGGCCATCTTACAGTTCTGCTCGCCAGATGGCAGGTCTGTTGAAGTGGATTGTTCAACGTGAAAGTAGCCATCCGGCAGTCGCAAACATGATGTTTCACTCCAACGAACTCTTGCCCGGGGCGTCCCCCTACAACGCATCAAATGGAGATGTAGCGGCTTTCCTGTCCCGTTTGTCCGCAACTATCAATGTTGCCAAACGACTCGATTTTGAATTCGTCACACTCACTCAGGCTGCCAGAGCCGTTGATAGCGAAATCTGATGGCTTTCCGAAATGACAGGTTGCGCGTGCTCCAGGTAACTCCCACGCTGGGACCAGGCGGCGCAGAACACGTAGCTGCTTTTCTTGCTACGGCTTTCATGGTGCCGCGCTCGGTCGCGTTGTGCTCGGCACATGGCGGGACCTATGCCCAGTCCTTGCATGCGAGGCATGTTACGTTTCGCGTGTTTGAACCGGCGTGGAGGCAGGTGAGGAGAAACAATGTTGTCCTTCGGAAGTGGAGAGGATGGCGGGCGCAGCACTTGCAGATGCCGGCTCTCTCTAGCCAGAGTGTCTTCCTGGCTCCTCAAAAAGGCTTCCCGCAGAGTATCCCCGGTTTCCCTGAGTGGTTTGCCGCGATTCTGGACAGGAGTACTTACCAGGTAGTACACCTACATCAGCTTTCGTGCTTGGGGTTAGGCGAAATCGCAAAGGCAAAAGTGGAGACGGTTATCTACGGGCAGCACAACATCTTGTCTGAGCGTCATGGACAAGAAGACATTGTTTTCCTGAAGCAGCAACTCCAGAAAGTTGACAGGGTGGTATGCGCCAGCAAGACTTGCTTGGATGACTTTGTTCGTGTTATCGGCTACCCCTGTCACAATACCGTTGTGATCCCGAACCCTTCCTTTCTTGCAAGCGGTCTGAAGCGAAATATAAAGGAGATTCGCACCGTGGGTACGGTTTCGAATCTCAATTTGGTCAAAGGCATAGATATCCTTCTTGAGGCGTGGAAACTTATCATGAAAAGATGGAATCTTGGGAGCCTGCACATAGCCGGCGGAAGTCACGGGGATATTGCGTACTGGCGCTCTGTCGCCGAGAAAATGAATTTGGGTTCCACAGTGCACTTTCTTGGTGCGCCGACAAGTGAGGCCGGGATGCACCGGTTCTACGACACTATTGACGCTGTCGTGGTGCCGTCTCGGACGGAATCGTTTCCCCTGCTGGCTGTGGAGGCACTTTCGAGGGGCATTCCTGTTATTGCCTCAGATATTCCTGCCTTGAGAGAAACTGTTGGAGATGCGGGGCTTTTCTTTCCGACTGAGGATCCGGTCGAGTTGTCCAATTGCGTGGAGCGGCTTGTCAAAGATCCTGCCCTGGTTGCCCGCCTCTCGCATGCCGGACATGAACGCTGGCGTGAGAAGTATTCCCCCGGCATGATCAAGTCTAGTTATGAACACGTCTACCGGGGTGCATCGCAAAGATAATTGGAGAGGAAATGCTCTCTCCTTGAGGCATCCAGGAAGCTTCGTTTGATTCTTGAAAGGACTGCCGACTGTTGAGTAATGCTTCCAACCGTTCTGCTGGTTTCATCGGAGGTCGCAATGGAATCCTCATGGCAATCCCGCTTTTCTATCCGCATGTTGGCGGCGCAGAGCTTCAGGCGGAGAGACTTGCACAGCGCCTAAGAGGCCGCGGTTTCCGGGTCTCATTCCTGACGACAAGGCTTCCCGGCACTCGAAGGACCGAAACACAAGATGGATTTCGGATAGACAGAATCTGGCCTGATAGAGGGTATCTAAACGCGTGCATCCACATTCTGGACGGCTTCTTCGCAATGCTCAGAATGAGAAAATCTGTTGATGTGATTCACCTTCACGGAGCATCGCTGATGCTCATTCCTGCGTGCTTCATGAAGTGGATCGCGGGGAAAAAAGTTCTGGTGAAGATCGCTACCGGGAACATCGGAGGCGAGATCGAAGCAGCAAGGACTCTGAGACTCGGTTCGGTCAGGCTTTGGTTCCTGAGAAGGGCAAGTGCGGCGGTTGCCATAAGCCGGGAGATAGAAGATGAGCTGATTTCTGCCGGAGTGAAGGATGAGAAGATTCTCAGGATACCAAACGGTGTTGACACTGAATATTTCAGACCGGCAGAGGAAGATGAGAAGAAGGACGCCAGGAGATCTTTGGGAATTAAAGATGGTATGAAAGTAGTCCTTTTTGCCGGACGGCTTACCCGTCAGAAGGGAGTCGATGTTCTTCTCAGGGCCTGGCCGGGGGTTTCGTCAGAGAAGAAAGATGTGGTCTTGATGATAGCCGGTGATGGGGAAGAGAGAAACAATCTTGAGGCACTTGCACGCGAACTTCAAGTATCGGCGAGATTTCTGGGAGTGGTGGGGGATATGAGAAGATGCTACTGGGCTTCAGACCTGTTCGTCTTTCCTTCGAGATATGAGGGACTTCCAAATGCCGTTCTGGAAGCGATGGCCTGCGGACTTCCAATCGTTGCCACACGGACTGGCGGTATCCTGGAAGCCCTGGAGCATTCACAGGTTTCGCGTCTTGTTAACACTGAGGATGTTGCAGAGCTCCGGGCCGCATTGAAGTCCCTGCTTGCTGCCGAAAACTCAAGCCCAAAACCCTCTGAAAGGAGTATTGTTGAAGAAAGATTCAATCTGGACAGGGTGGCGTCGGACTATGTTCAGGTTTACAAGAATCTGCAGAATTCTCAACTGC comes from the Candidatus Eisenbacteria bacterium genome and includes:
- a CDS encoding glycosyltransferase family 4 protein, producing the protein MAFRNDRLRVLQVTPTLGPGGAEHVAAFLATAFMVPRSVALCSAHGGTYAQSLHARHVTFRVFEPAWRQVRRNNVVLRKWRGWRAQHLQMPALSSQSVFLAPQKGFPQSIPGFPEWFAAILDRSTYQVVHLHQLSCLGLGEIAKAKVETVIYGQHNILSERHGQEDIVFLKQQLQKVDRVVCASKTCLDDFVRVIGYPCHNTVVIPNPSFLASGLKRNIKEIRTVGTVSNLNLVKGIDILLEAWKLIMKRWNLGSLHIAGGSHGDIAYWRSVAEKMNLGSTVHFLGAPTSEAGMHRFYDTIDAVVVPSRTESFPLLAVEALSRGIPVIASDIPALRETVGDAGLFFPTEDPVELSNCVERLVKDPALVARLSHAGHERWREKYSPGMIKSSYEHVYRGASQR
- a CDS encoding glycosyltransferase family 4 protein; translation: MSNASNRSAGFIGGRNGILMAIPLFYPHVGGAELQAERLAQRLRGRGFRVSFLTTRLPGTRRTETQDGFRIDRIWPDRGYLNACIHILDGFFAMLRMRKSVDVIHLHGASLMLIPACFMKWIAGKKVLVKIATGNIGGEIEAARTLRLGSVRLWFLRRASAAVAISREIEDELISAGVKDEKILRIPNGVDTEYFRPAEEDEKKDARRSLGIKDGMKVVLFAGRLTRQKGVDVLLRAWPGVSSEKKDVVLMIAGDGEERNNLEALARELQVSARFLGVVGDMRRCYWASDLFVFPSRYEGLPNAVLEAMACGLPIVATRTGGILEALEHSQVSRLVNTEDVAELRAALKSLLAAENSSPKPSERSIVEERFNLDRVASDYVQVYKNLQNSQLRDANAGIRSTHLV